Proteins co-encoded in one Nitrospirota bacterium genomic window:
- a CDS encoding pilus assembly protein PilP, whose protein sequence is MIQNQKNIEQNSERRKDLFLIVCLILASLFFLGACDKKTAPSKSAAAKTAQEAAPQSAEAKETKAADEVITYDKKGKRDPFVSLIVTAAEKPRKGQAPLENYDISAIKILGIVWNDKGHFAEVVLPDGKAYTLREGMTIGLHEGKVQRIDKNHIVIMEKIKDYKGQLKSKETILKLREGEEK, encoded by the coding sequence ATGATACAGAATCAAAAAAACATAGAACAAAATTCAGAACGCAGAAAAGATTTATTCCTTATTGTTTGCCTTATTCTCGCATCACTTTTCTTTCTGGGGGCGTGTGATAAAAAAACTGCTCCTTCCAAGTCAGCTGCTGCAAAAACTGCTCAGGAGGCCGCTCCACAGAGCGCCGAGGCAAAAGAGACTAAAGCAGCGGATGAAGTAATCACTTACGATAAAAAGGGTAAAAGAGATCCGTTTGTTTCTCTCATTGTAACTGCGGCAGAAAAACCCAGGAAGGGGCAGGCCCCTCTTGAAAATTATGATATCAGCGCAATCAAGATATTAGGCATTGTATGGAATGATAAAGGTCATTTTGCAGAGGTAGTTTTGCCTGACGGAAAGGCATATACTTTAAGAGAGGGCATGACAATCGGGCTGCACGAAGGGAAGGTACAAAGGATAGACAAGAATCATATCGTTATCATGGAAAAAATAAAAGATTACAAGGGACAACTTAAATCGAAAGAAACAATTTTGAAACTCCGTGAAGGGGAGGAAAAATGA
- a CDS encoding 2-C-methyl-D-erythritol 2,4-cyclodiphosphate synthase has product MRTGFGYDSHRLINDRKLIIGGVEIPFEKGLAGHSDADVLCHAIIDSLIGALGRGDIGKHFPDTEPAWKNASSIALLKNVIEMVNRGGFEVLWIDSTIIAERPRLSPYIDSMKKALSGAGLPADLINIKAKTNEGMGFTGRGEGIAAYAVCLLGKP; this is encoded by the coding sequence ATGAGAACGGGCTTTGGATATGACTCACACAGGCTTATTAATGACCGCAAGCTCATTATCGGAGGAGTAGAAATACCTTTTGAAAAGGGGCTGGCAGGGCATTCGGATGCGGATGTCCTCTGCCATGCAATAATAGATTCTCTAATCGGAGCCCTTGGCCGCGGAGACATAGGAAAACACTTTCCTGACACAGAACCGGCATGGAAAAACGCATCAAGCATTGCCTTGCTTAAGAATGTAATTGAGATGGTAAATCGTGGTGGGTTTGAAGTCCTGTGGATAGACTCAACAATAATTGCGGAAAGACCAAGGCTCTCGCCATACATTGATTCCATGAAAAAGGCTCTCAGCGGTGCAGGGCTTCCTGCAGACCTTATTAATATAAAGGCAAAGACAAACGAAGGAATGGGTTTTACGGGCAGGGGCGAAGGCATTGCGGCATACGCTGTATGCCTGCTCGGGAAACCCTGA
- the truB gene encoding tRNA pseudouridine(55) synthase TruB, producing MDNKNLVINLNKPKGLTSQQAVTKVKRIFAARKAGHAGTLDPIATGILLVCLNEATKITRFLADADKEYIAVMKLGERTDTLDSEGKIIYKAPDFSVDKNLIETVFERFRGNIEQIPPMYSAIKVSGKPLYMLARKGIEIERQHRSVNIYKLDMIGFAPPFLEIRALCSKGTYIRTLCDDIGTALGMGAHVVELKRTKIGDFMLKDSAAFDELPHKEKAVCSIDASLSHFKDIILSSRDFIRMANGAMIASENLPELPADSYLRLKNPDGKLFAIGKSTGSGIKIERLLHIL from the coding sequence ATGGACAACAAAAATTTAGTTATAAACCTCAACAAGCCAAAAGGACTGACCTCACAGCAGGCAGTCACAAAGGTCAAGCGTATCTTCGCTGCCAGAAAAGCCGGGCACGCAGGAACGCTTGACCCGATTGCTACAGGTATCTTGCTTGTATGCCTGAACGAGGCGACAAAAATAACAAGATTTCTCGCAGACGCCGACAAAGAATATATTGCCGTAATGAAACTCGGAGAACGCACAGATACCTTAGACTCTGAAGGAAAAATAATTTATAAAGCGCCTGATTTCTCTGTGGATAAGAATCTTATAGAAACCGTGTTTGAGCGCTTCAGAGGCAATATTGAACAAATCCCTCCTATGTATTCTGCAATAAAGGTTTCAGGCAAACCTCTCTACATGCTTGCACGCAAAGGCATAGAAATAGAAAGGCAGCATAGAAGCGTAAATATATATAAGCTTGATATGATCGGTTTTGCCCCTCCTTTTCTGGAGATAAGAGCGCTATGCTCCAAAGGAACATATATCCGCACGCTGTGTGATGACATAGGAACAGCGCTTGGAATGGGAGCGCATGTTGTTGAACTTAAGAGGACAAAAATAGGAGATTTTATGCTTAAGGACTCAGCCGCTTTTGACGAATTGCCTCATAAAGAAAAAGCTGTTTGTTCCATTGACGCTTCACTCAGCCATTTTAAAGATATTATCCTCAGCAGCCGTGACTTTATCAGGATGGCAAACGGGGCCATGATTGCATCGGAGAATTTGCCTGAATTACCGGCAGATTCGTATCTGAGGCTTAAAAATCCTGACGGTAAATTGTTTGCAATAGGCAAGTCAACAGGCTCAGGGATAAAAATAGAGCGGCTGCTGCACATCCTTTAG
- a CDS encoding PilN domain-containing protein, which translates to MIRVNLLQIKRKKKPKAVPVFIINSVLFTLAAIIASGYLFYYKSSQLASLQQQKKTNEATIADLKNKIKEVENYETQKQTLEKRKGIIKQLKKNQSLPVKILSEMGNVLPNGVWLQSMSVSGNDIKISGTGFTNEDVVSYEKNLKKSELFTDVKLHGTQKSAAGKVVTYQFNITCKVKEG; encoded by the coding sequence ATGATAAGAGTAAACCTCCTGCAAATAAAGCGCAAGAAAAAGCCCAAGGCGGTTCCGGTATTTATTATCAATAGCGTTCTGTTCACCTTAGCGGCAATCATTGCCTCAGGGTATCTTTTCTACTATAAAAGTTCCCAATTGGCCTCGCTCCAACAGCAAAAAAAGACTAACGAGGCTACAATAGCGGACCTGAAGAACAAGATAAAGGAAGTAGAAAACTATGAAACCCAGAAACAGACGCTTGAAAAAAGAAAAGGCATAATAAAGCAACTCAAAAAAAACCAGAGCCTCCCTGTGAAAATCCTTTCAGAGATGGGCAATGTGCTGCCGAATGGCGTCTGGCTTCAGTCCATGTCTGTATCAGGCAATGACATAAAGATAAGCGGTACCGGATTCACAAATGAGGATGTTGTCAGCTATGAAAAGAATCTTAAAAAGTCAGAGCTTTTTACCGACGTAAAACTTCATGGAACACAGAAGTCAGCTGCAGGCAAAGTCGTAACTTATCAGTTTAATATAACGTGCAAGGTGAAAGAAGGATAA
- the pilO gene encoding type 4a pilus biogenesis protein PilO — MALKLDIKFDLKKVPKGARIAIAAAPAVIIAILFVMLVYFPKTKEIKDANAKISVQENEIAKNKTKAAKLDVLKVENDKLIKEIKELQEKLPEEEGISTLIQQIAEMAVKADIDILTWKPEVKKAHASGIVEEIPFSLTLSGTYHNLGSFFSSLTRLNRIVNVSDIQLGDPKVRKEEAALNITVKATTFSAVKEKTK, encoded by the coding sequence GTGGCCCTTAAACTTGACATAAAATTTGATCTAAAAAAGGTGCCCAAAGGCGCAAGAATAGCCATAGCCGCTGCTCCGGCAGTAATCATTGCTATACTGTTTGTAATGCTTGTGTATTTTCCTAAAACAAAGGAAATAAAAGATGCAAACGCTAAAATATCTGTACAGGAAAATGAGATAGCCAAAAATAAAACAAAGGCGGCAAAACTGGATGTTCTTAAGGTAGAAAATGACAAGCTTATTAAAGAGATCAAAGAACTTCAGGAAAAACTTCCGGAAGAAGAAGGGATATCTACGCTGATTCAGCAGATAGCCGAGATGGCTGTAAAAGCGGATATAGATATATTGACATGGAAACCAGAGGTAAAAAAAGCGCACGCAAGCGGTATAGTTGAGGAAATTCCTTTTTCCTTAACCCTTTCCGGAACTTACCACAACCTTGGCTCCTTCTTCAGCAGCCTGACACGATTAAACAGGATTGTCAATGTTTCTGATATACAACTCGGGGACCCGAAGGTGCGAAAAGAAGAGGCTGCATTAAACATAACAGTAAAAGCAACAACCTTTTCAGCAGTGAAAGAGAAGACCAAATGA
- the pilM gene encoding type IV pilus assembly protein PilM, which produces MIFGSKGSIGLDIGSSYFKVVQVKDTKKGYELELFDTLPIAPEIIVDGAIIDSLRLVEALKELTKKARVKTKDAVIGISGHASVIIKRISLHEMSEDELAESIKFEAEQYVPFDIEDVNLDFQILGPREEPGQMDVILAAVKKDIINEYVAAVKEAGLNPIIVDVTAFALENMYEINYEIEPNRNVALVNIGASTININILKDGVSVFTRDSSLGSNLYTEAIQKEFSITYENAERLKRGEAIEGVSPRDAYSVVMNTAEDLINEIGRSLDYYKSTTLHEDIHEIILSGGGALIKDFPRVLSEKIGVESKAAEPFKNISIPKKFDVSYIQEMAPMAAIAVGLALRRAGDR; this is translated from the coding sequence ATGATTTTTGGCAGCAAAGGCTCTATAGGCCTGGACATAGGCTCCAGCTATTTCAAAGTAGTGCAGGTCAAAGACACTAAGAAGGGCTACGAGCTGGAACTTTTTGATACGCTTCCGATAGCGCCTGAGATTATAGTTGACGGCGCCATCATAGACTCACTCAGGCTGGTAGAAGCCCTCAAGGAACTCACAAAAAAAGCCCGCGTAAAAACAAAAGATGCAGTAATAGGAATCTCAGGGCATGCCTCAGTGATTATAAAGCGTATATCGCTTCATGAGATGTCAGAGGATGAGCTTGCCGAATCAATAAAATTTGAGGCGGAACAGTACGTCCCGTTTGACATTGAGGACGTGAACCTTGACTTTCAGATACTCGGCCCCAGAGAAGAGCCCGGGCAGATGGATGTTATACTCGCCGCGGTTAAAAAAGACATAATCAATGAATATGTTGCAGCTGTAAAAGAGGCAGGCCTGAATCCGATAATAGTGGACGTAACTGCCTTTGCCCTTGAAAACATGTATGAAATCAATTACGAGATTGAACCGAACAGAAATGTGGCGCTGGTCAATATCGGAGCAAGCACAATAAATATAAACATCCTCAAGGACGGGGTTTCCGTGTTCACAAGAGACAGCTCTCTTGGAAGCAATCTGTACACAGAAGCCATTCAAAAGGAATTCAGCATTACTTATGAAAACGCTGAAAGACTTAAAAGAGGAGAGGCCATAGAAGGCGTGTCTCCCAGAGACGCATATTCCGTGGTTATGAATACCGCTGAGGATTTAATCAATGAGATAGGACGCTCGTTGGATTATTACAAAAGCACTACACTGCATGAGGACATACATGAGATAATACTGAGCGGCGGCGGCGCACTCATAAAAGATTTTCCGAGGGTCCTCTCGGAAAAAATCGGGGTTGAATCAAAGGCGGCAGAGCCGTTTAAAAATATCTCAATACCTAAAAAATTTGATGTTTCATATATACAGGAAATGGCGCCTATGGCAGCTATTGCCGTAGGACTTGCCTTAAGGAGGGCAGGCGACAGATGA
- the pilQ gene encoding type IV pilus secretin PilQ, translating to MRQKLKTRKQKPENIKKWAAASSLPSVICVFLLATLMLASGCATTTSVKEERQIATLTAIDITDNTLNINADKPFKYTIYKPSDPYKAIVELPDVRLGIVSGKIKSEKAGITEIMPSQTEEPLLSKLEILLSSPAGIVPAYKGTLLTLNIINLEEELKAKTTEKAAETPSALGGAEEAKTTEIAQPEEKPSAQKELPPATSIVKVTIEKEQDVLKLTIKGNGSLNPNVFELDNRTVLDMSNVTLEAPLPKAQSPLKGIRSGKYKNKTRIVLDMKEKTSFTVTSIEDSVIVLFQLPEKEKYAAKTSEGETKVAEVAMKNSAASAEKPAEEGKYKGQKISLDFQDADIGPIFRLLADISGYNFVIDPSVKGKITLKLMNVPWERALDIILQTFGLGKSVEGNIVWIAPIATFTKISEDKTKAKAAEEIAEDITQEILRINYATAGDISAAITNAKLVTKDRGSITMDTRMNALIIKDTQKNINKIKELVKIMDIAKPQVMIEAKIVEVGSDYSESLGIRWGGQTGDGKPSVGFGDVKINSGTFSVNTPIVTAGSSTTNPGGVLGLSLGSANSVQVNLSLSALESVSQARTLSNPKILTMDNESATIQQGQTFFVPTTSSEGTKTEEKTATLSLTVKPKITPDGYIQIDILATDDALQAGTAGASAVINKKSLTTKALVKNGETLVLGGIYKTSTTETEEGVPLLSKIPILGWLFKKKDQTGPNVKELLIFITPTIVTKP from the coding sequence ATGAGACAAAAATTAAAAACCAGGAAACAGAAACCAGAAAACATAAAAAAATGGGCGGCGGCATCTTCTCTACCGTCCGTTATCTGTGTCTTCTTGTTGGCAACTCTAATGCTCGCTTCAGGATGCGCAACTACAACCAGCGTAAAGGAAGAAAGGCAAATCGCCACGCTGACTGCAATAGACATAACAGACAATACGCTTAATATCAATGCAGATAAGCCATTCAAATATACAATATACAAGCCTTCTGACCCGTATAAAGCAATTGTGGAACTTCCGGATGTGCGGCTTGGCATTGTTTCAGGCAAAATCAAATCAGAGAAAGCGGGTATAACAGAGATTATGCCGTCTCAAACGGAAGAGCCGCTGTTAAGTAAACTTGAAATACTCCTCTCCTCACCTGCCGGTATTGTGCCTGCCTACAAGGGAACCCTGCTGACACTCAACATAATTAATCTGGAAGAAGAACTTAAAGCAAAGACGACTGAAAAAGCGGCTGAAACGCCATCCGCCTTAGGCGGAGCAGAGGAAGCCAAAACAACAGAAATTGCACAACCAGAAGAAAAACCATCTGCACAAAAAGAGCTTCCGCCTGCAACATCAATTGTAAAGGTAACCATTGAAAAAGAGCAGGATGTCCTGAAGCTGACAATAAAAGGCAACGGCTCTCTAAACCCTAATGTTTTTGAACTTGACAACAGAACAGTTTTAGACATGTCTAATGTCACACTTGAAGCTCCATTACCGAAAGCACAGTCGCCGCTTAAGGGCATACGGTCAGGAAAATATAAAAACAAAACAAGAATTGTGCTTGACATGAAAGAAAAGACAAGCTTTACTGTCACCTCAATAGAGGATTCTGTGATAGTCTTATTCCAACTTCCCGAAAAAGAAAAATACGCTGCAAAGACATCTGAGGGAGAAACAAAGGTTGCTGAGGTAGCGATGAAAAACTCAGCTGCTTCTGCTGAAAAACCTGCTGAAGAAGGCAAATACAAAGGGCAGAAAATTTCTCTTGATTTTCAGGATGCAGATATAGGGCCGATATTCAGGCTTCTTGCCGATATAAGCGGGTACAACTTTGTGATTGATCCTTCTGTAAAGGGCAAGATTACCTTGAAACTCATGAATGTGCCGTGGGAGCGGGCGCTTGACATAATACTGCAGACCTTCGGCCTTGGGAAATCTGTGGAAGGCAACATAGTATGGATTGCGCCGATTGCTACGTTTACCAAAATCTCTGAAGACAAGACAAAAGCTAAGGCAGCCGAAGAAATAGCAGAGGACATTACTCAGGAGATATTACGTATAAATTATGCCACTGCCGGCGATATTAGCGCTGCTATTACTAATGCCAAACTGGTCACTAAAGATAGAGGCAGTATAACGATGGATACAAGGATGAATGCTCTTATTATCAAGGACACACAGAAAAACATTAACAAAATAAAAGAGCTTGTAAAAATAATGGATATTGCAAAACCGCAAGTTATGATAGAGGCAAAGATAGTAGAGGTGGGCAGCGATTACAGCGAATCACTTGGGATAAGATGGGGAGGACAAACCGGAGACGGGAAGCCTAGTGTTGGTTTCGGCGATGTTAAGATTAACAGCGGGACATTTTCTGTGAATACTCCTATAGTAACTGCAGGGTCCTCTACCACAAATCCCGGCGGTGTCTTAGGTTTAAGTTTAGGCAGCGCAAACTCTGTGCAGGTGAACCTGTCGCTTTCAGCGCTTGAATCAGTCAGTCAAGCACGGACATTATCAAACCCAAAGATATTGACAATGGATAATGAATCAGCCACTATTCAACAGGGACAAACCTTCTTTGTTCCGACCACAAGCTCTGAAGGGACAAAGACAGAGGAAAAAACTGCAACTTTAAGCCTAACAGTCAAACCAAAGATTACACCTGATGGTTATATACAGATAGACATACTTGCAACGGATGATGCACTCCAGGCTGGTACTGCTGGTGCTTCTGCTGTTATAAATAAAAAGAGTTTAACCACAAAGGCATTAGTAAAAAATGGTGAGACATTAGTGCTGGGAGGAATTTATAAAACAAGTACAACAGAAACAGAGGAAGGGGTGCCGCTATTAAGCAAGATACCGATTTTAGGATGGCTATTTAAGAAAAAGGATCAGACAGGGCCTAATGTTAAGGAACTCCTTATATTCATAACTCCAACAATTGTAACTAAGCCGTAA